The nucleotide window ggattgagagatatgaagtctccaataagttctacagctgcaaaatggaggagaatagttctgtcagtgaacatatactcagaatgtctgagcatatgagatgttccaggagttgaagttaatatttcaagcaaactcccggattgagagatatgaagtctccaataagttctacagctgcaaaatggaggagaatagttctgtcagtgaacatatactcagaatgtctgggtaccatagtgatacatctccaacgtatctataatttttgattgctccatgctatattatctactgttttaggcaatattgggctttattttccacttttatattatttttgggactaacctattaaccggaggcccagcccagatttgttgttttatgcctatttcagtgtttcgaagaaaaggaatatcaaatggagtcgaaacggaacgaaatcaactggagaagttatttttggaacgaaagcgaCAGGATGGACTTGGATTCCATGTtaggagatacgggaggtgctcacgagggtgggggccgcccccctagggcgcgccccccctgcctcgtggggcccccgtagctcctccgacgtacctcctgcacccatatatacctacgtaccctaaaacttccagaacggagattagatcgggagttccgccgccagaatcctccgtagccaccgaaaaccaatctaaacccgttccggcaccctgccggagggggcaatcctatgtttctcctccccctcttctctcttgtaatgaattgagtttcccctttaaagtaatcttatcggattgagtctttaaagatttgagagcacttgatgtatgtattgccgtggatatctgtggtgacaatgggatatcacgtgattcacatgatgtatgttttggtgatcaacttacgggttccgcccatgaacctatgcataggggttggcacacgttttcgtcgtgattctccggtagaactttggggcactctttgaggtcctttgcgttggttgaatagatgaatctgagattgtgtgatgcatatcgtataatcatacccacggatacttgaggtgacattggagtatctaggtgacattagggttttggttgatttgtgtcttaaggtgttattctagtacgaactctagggctgtttgtgacacttataggaatagcccaacagattgattggaaagaataactttgaggtggtttcgtaccctaccataatctcttcgttcgttctccgctattagtgactttggagtgactctttgttgcatgttgagggatagttttatgatccaattatgttagtattgttgagaggacttacactagtgaaagtatgaaccctaggccttgtttcctagcattgcgataccgtttacgctcacttttatcattagttaccttgctgtttttataatttcatattacaaatacctttatctaccacccatataccacttgtatcaccatctcttcgccgaactagtgcacctatacaatttaccattgtattgggtgtgttggggacacaagagactctttgttatttggttgcagggttgcttgcgagagaccatcttcatcctacgcctcctacggattgataaaccttaggtcatccacttgagggaaatttgctactgtcctacaaacctctgcacttggaggcccaacaacgtctacaagaagaaggttgtgtagtagacatcaagctcttttctggcgctgttgccggggaggtgaatgcttgaaggtatatctttagatcttgcaatcgagtcttttagtttcttgttttatcactagtttagtttataaaagaaaactataaaaaatggaattgagtttgtctcatacgcttcacctttttaatatctttcgtgagtatgatggaaaggataattgtgctcaagtgctagaagaagaaatctataaaatgtttggcactaaatctttgaatgatgagcatgattgcaatgttgttagtccgaattatttgaatatccatgatgctaatgatgattgcactagttatgatgaaaatgcctcctataaacatgtcaatttttgtggagtagattgggtttgcaagtacacaccaaataggtaagatagatattgcaagaggcataagtacttagaaaccaatttgttgcaagaagagctagatgaatgtgctgaaagattcaatatttttcgtgccccttgtgaactttgcaatgaacatggtcatttaaaggttcaatgctatttgtttcatgatcaagtcgtgttcaaacattgtgataatttgattacccttgagcatcataaagagcttagccttcttttgggttatgaagaaatgaaatgtataactgagggtattccaaagtttaatcttgatagatttcttgattttgatctagagaaaatttatatgtattgtgtggtgaattgtattgaaaatccttatattgccaactacataaagaaaaggaaacaaatagatgatgaagagaatactaatgaaagggaagaggcttcccaataccctcctattatttcttatgatgaatcaggtaatgaggaggagcctcctattcaacgaatctcattaataaggagctccaaaaagaggattgaacccacacatgatgtggtgaagaagaagaaaagaaaaaggaagagagatcatgaaaagaatgctctaggtgatggttatattgttgaattcattcattatgctactgaaaattattatgagggaggaatatatgcttgtaggaattgcaataatatcaagtttcctctctatgtgcttaaaattttgaagttatgtttgttttaccttcctatgctaattgattattgttcccacaagttgtttgctcaaaaattccctatgcataggaagcatgttagacttaaatgtgctagtcatattcttcatgatgctctctttatgtttcaattcttatcctttatgtgagcatcattgaaatcatcatgcctagctaggggcgttaaacgatagcgcttgttgggaggcaacccaattttatttttgttccttgatttttgttcctatttagtaataaataattcatctatcctctgtttagatgtggtattatgcttttaattagtgtttgtgccaagtagaacctttgtgaagacttgggggaagtctttgtgatcatgctgtaaaaaacagaaactttagcgctcacgagaactactgccatttttatttggagagtgctatttagttaattatttttgcagatgattaatagataaattccttaggtccagcaatttattttagaattttatgagttccagaagtatacgtttgatccagattactacagactgttctgtttttgacagattctgtttttcgtgtgttgtttgcttattttgatgaatctatgagtagtatcggagggtatgaaccatagataagttgaaatacagtaggtttaacaccaatataaataaagaatgagttcattacagtaccttgaagtggtgatttattttattatactaacggagcttacgagttttctgttaagttttgtgctgtgaagttttcaagttttgggtaaggattcgatggactatggaataaggagtggcaagagcctaagcttggggattccaaaggcaccccaaggtaatattcaaggacaaccaagagcctaagcttggggatgccctggaaggcatcccctctttcgtcttcgttcatcggtaactttacttggagttatatttttattcgccacatgatatgtgttttgcttggagcgtcaatttattttgttaggatttgctttctgttatttagaacaatgttttgcatctttatttcaataaaaatggcattgatagcctttactatgcctattttagaagtccacatgttgctgtttgaaaacagaaagtttaccgctgttgcaataattccctagaaaattcagaatgtgataaaatgttgaaaccttttgcatattaagctctgataaatttactacagtgggaattttctttcataatttttggagctagggtagtatggatgttgctgcattctttacagactatcctgtttaggcagattgctgttatgtttgcattgtttgcatatgtttgcttctttaatgaatctatttgaggataggactattaaatatgcagagacatttagtatgcaatgttgaataataattttagtgatttactacagtagagtatgataaggtttttgcaatggtttatactaacttatctcacgagtccttgttgagttttgtgtggatgaagcttttgagatttagggagaccgtgatatgagaggaattaaggagacacaaaagctcaggcttggggatgcccaaggcatcccaagataatatttcaagaagtctcaagcgtctaagcttggggatgacccggttggcatcccacctttcttcttcaacaactatcggttagtatcggttgatcctaagtttttgcttcttcacatgatgtttgctattcttagaatgtcattttattttgctttgctttctgtttgaatagaataccaagatctgaaattattaaatgttagagattcttcacatagttacataattatttgactactcatttgatcttcacttatatctttcggagtagtttgttgttgctctagtacttcacttataacttttagagcatgatggtagttttattttgaataaatagatgaactctcatgcttcacttagactattttgagagtcttaaatatcatggtaatttgcttaaaatcctaatatgctaggtattcaagaataataaaattctcttatgagtgtgttgaatactatgagaagtttgatacttgataattgttttgagatatggagatggtgatattagagtcatgctagttgactagttgtgaatttgagagatacttgtgttgaattttgtgattcctgtagcatgcacgtatggtgaaccgttatgtgatgaagtcggagcatgatttatttattgattgtcttccttatgagtggcggtcggggacgagcgatggtattttcctaccaatctatccccctaggagcatgcgcgtagtactttgcttcgataactaatatatttttgcaataagtatgtgagttctttatgactaatgttgagtccatggattatacgcactctcacccttccaccattgctagcctctctagtaccgcgcaactttcgccggtaccataaactcaccatataccttcctcaaaacagccaccatacctacctattatggcatttccatagccattccgagatatattgccatgcaactttccactgttccatttattatgacacgcttcatcattgtcatattgcttagcatgatcatgtagttgacattgtatttgtggcaaagccaccgttcatgattctttcatacatgtcactcatgcatcattgcacatcccggtacaccgccggaggcattcatatagagtcatatcttgttctaagtatcgagttgtaattcttgagttgtaagtaaatagaagtgtgatgatcatcattcaatagagcattgtcccaaaaaaaggccaaataaaaaataagaaggggcaatgctactagtcctttttccacacttgtgcttcaaagtagcaccatgttcttcatatagagagtctcttgagttatcactttcatatactcgtgggaattttcattatagaacttggcttgtatattccaatgatgggcttcctcaaaatgccctaggtcttcgtgagcaagcgagttggatgcacacccactagtttcttttgttgagctttcatatacttatagctctagtgcatccgttgcatggcaatccctactcactcacattgatatatattgatgggcatctccatagcccgttgatacgcctagtcgatgtgagactatcttctccctttttgtcttctccacaaccaccattctattccacatatagtgctatatccatggctcacgctcatgtattgcatgaagattgaaaaagtttgagaacatcaaaagtatgaaacaattgcttggcttgtcatcggggttgtgcatgatttaaatattttgtgtggtgaagatagagcatagccagactatatgattttgtagggatagctttctttggccatgttattttgagaagacatgattgctttattagtatgcttgaagtattattatttttatgtcaatatgaacttttgtcttgaatatttcggatttgaatattcatatcacaagtaggaagaattacattgaaattatgccaactagcattccacatcaaaaattatctttttatcatttacctactcgaggacgagcaggaattaagcttggagatgcttgatacgtctccaacgtatctataatttttgattgctccatgctatattatctacagttttaggcaatattgggctttattttccacttttatattatttttgggactaacctattaaccggaggcccagcccagatttgctgttttatgcctatttcagtgtttcgaagaaaaggaatatcaaacgaagtcgaaacggaacgaaatcaactggagaagttatttttcgaacgaaagccaccggatagacttggatTCCACGTCAGGCGacacgggaggtgctcacgagggtgggggcgcgccctccgttCCGTTCGGATATTGATCGGTCTTGGTTTGACATGGTTTACGCGTTACTGGTTCCCGGAAGAGTCAATTTCTCCATTAGCTAAACCCTTTATTACCCTACCTTTGGACTCGTATTTTGTTTGTACACAATCAACGGAGGCCCCCCCGACATATGTTGCAACGTCTTCAATAGCATGCTCTTACTTCGTCTTTCCCTTAATAAGTCATCAAATTTGGTGCTTTTCGATCCCCAGTTGCTATGGGGAACAAAGGCAGAAATACAATAGAATCCTCCATTTAAGTGGTTCTCGCTTCTCCTTGTTCCTGCTCCTAACTCCTCCCCGGGTAGTTCCCAATGTTTGGCACTTTCCATACTTCGTGGGTGCAACATCAACAAATTCGCTCATGATCAAGTTACAACCTAAGATCTATGACTATATTATGTTAACTGTTTGTATTTTGTTCATTCCATCGGTATGCTCCCAGGTACCTGTAATTGTGATCTGTTTGCCAGAACTAAGGGGTCTTTCTGTGGAAACCTTCACGAGCAATCGTCGTTTTTTGATGGTTTTTCCGCTTTTCACAGCTACTCTTTCCACACCCCCGGATATCTGGTGCCAAACCGTCGCCCCTTTCCTTATATATTCGATAATCGAGTTTGCTATCTTTGTGGCATTGATTGTACAAGTTCGTGAAGAGGGCTGGACGAGTAGAATGAGGGAAAGCGGCTCGATCGAGAAAAAAGAGGAGTAGACTAGAAAACCTATAACTTCAAAAGTCACTATCAATGAATTCCCGAGCAATTCTAAACCAACATATGCTCCGTATAGACGGAATCTCATATAAGAACCTAATAGAAGTTTCGCGACTCCTTCATGGAATATAGGTCTTAGTATATAAATAATGTCAGTTCGAACCTGACGAGTCGTTATCATCTGTTGTCCTAACTAAGTCCATTAGCTCTTGTTGCCCTTCTATGGTGGGGATCCATAGAGAGTTCATTTTATGAAATATCTGAGAAAGTAAAAAAAAAGATAAAGGATGGCTTATGGTCTATTTTCTTACTTGACTATCCTGCCTGACTTTTCCAATAAAAGATACCTAGCATGACACATCAGCTACGCCATCTGAGCCTGTCCACTTGCTAGTCAGGAAAAATAACCGCTCCGTTCCATGGGCTTCTTTCGCAGATCTCTTCACGCTCGCTTTACGAGTGCAACCAAGTTCAATAAACTATTCATGCTAATTCATAGACTATGCTGGTTTCTATCTAAGAGTCCTGTGAGACGCTTCCTTCTCATACACATCTGAAGCAATGTTTGATCATCCGCATTAGAGAGTTTTGCAGGTCCTTGAGAGAACGTTATCCAGTCAGTTATGACTTGACCATGGTCTGAGGTGAAATTGGTCCTGGTCCATAAAACGAAAGGTGCTGGGCAAGCGCAGAGAAGTCGTCTGAAGGGGAGTTCCATAGGAATGTTCAACTTTGATCAACCTTGGTTTGGTCCCATGCCTAAAAAAGAAAGAAGGTCAATAACAAAATAGGGGTGATATAACCCACTGCTCGCCTAAGAATGTACTGACGTAATCCCTACTATGGCTTCCCGAAGGATCCAGCTGCTAAGAGGGTCCGAGCCATAACGGATTGATGTGACCGTAGCGGCGACTGGAATCGATCTGAATGAGGCAGTTATGGGACTGATCTTATATAACAATATATATGGAGGAAGGATTCATAAAAGGTGGGGGTCAAGGTGTATAATACGAGCTCCACTTTCAGGCAATGAGCTAGCTTAACCCTGATTGGTTAAGGTTTAATACAGTCATGTTGGATCTGCTACTAAGAAAGGAAGAGAAAGACTGATTGCGACAGCTCAACCGGATAAGACATCTCTTATTTACAGAACTGTGCCAACGTGTGCCTACATTGTTTGATTTACCAGTTCCGGGTATTGGATTTTGGAATAGAAAGAATGAAACTAGTACCAGCTTATCGCCAACCGTGCTTTCTACCAACTCCGCCAACCCCAGACGGGAATATTGATTGCGATTTAGCCGCACCTGAGCCCGCAACTGCTGCCTCTACTCCGCCTACTTCTTGTGCCGACTTCGCCAGCCTCGCGGGGTACCGATTTCCTCCTGCTTTGTGTGCGTGCCATTGACTCCTTTAATGGGTCGAAACCTACTTAGTTCTCATTTTTATTTCGTCTATACAAGAAAAGAAGGATTTGTGTTTAGCAAGACAGAGAATTGAATNNNNNNNNNNNNNNNNNNNNNNNNNNNNNNNNNNNNNNNNNNNNNNNNNNNNNNNNNNNNNNNNNNNNNNNNNNNNNNNNNNNNNNNNNNNNNNNNNNNNNNNNNNNNNNNNNNNNNNNNNNNNNNNNNNNNNNNNNNNNNNNNNNNNNNNNNNNNNNNNNNNNNNNNNNNNNNNNNNNNNNNNNNNNNNNNNNNNNNNNNNNNNNNNNNNNNNNNNNNNNNNNNNNNNNNNNNNNNNNNNNNNNNNNNNNNNNNNNNNNNNNNNNNNNNNNNNNNNNNNNNNNNNNNNNNNNNNNNNNNNNNNNNNNNNNNNNNNNNNNNNNNNNNNNNNNNNNNNNNNNNNNNNNNNNNNNNNNNNNNNNNNNNNNNNNNNNNNNNNNNNNNNNNNNNNNNNNNNNNNNNNNNNNNNNNNNNNNNNNNNNNNNNNNNNNNNNNNNNNNNNNNNNNNNNNNNNNNNNNNNNNNNNNNNNNNNNNNNNNNNNNNNNNNNNNNNNNNNNNNNNNNNNNNNNNNNNNNNNNNNNNNNNNNNNNNNNNNNNNNNNNNNNNNNNNNNNNNNNNNNNNNNNNNNNNNNNNNNNNNNNNNNNNNNNNNNNNNNNNNNNNNNNNNNNNNNNNNNNNNNNNNNNNNNNNNNNNNNNNNNNNNNNNNNNNNNNNNNNNNNNNNNNNNNNNNNNNNNNNNNNNNNNNNNNNNNNNNNNNNNNNNNNNNNNNNNNNNNNNNNNNNNNNNNNNNNNNNNNNNNNNNNNNNNNNNNNNNNNNNNNNNNNNNNNNNNNNNNNNNNNNNNNNNNNNNNNNNNNNNNNNNNNNNNNNNNNNNNNNNNNNNNNNNNNNNNNNNNNNNNNNNNNNNNNNNNNNNNNNNNNNNNNNNNNNNNNNNNNNNNNNNNNNNNNNNNNNNNNNNNNNNNNNNNNNNNNNNNNNNNNNNNNNNNNNNNNNNNNNNNNNNNNNNNNNNNNNNNNNNNNNNNNNNNNNNNNNNNNNNNNNNNNNNNNNNNNNNNNNNNNNNNNNNNNNNNNNNNNNNNNNNNNNNNNNNNNNNNNNNNNNNNNNNNNNNNNNNNNNNNNNNNNNNNNNNNNNNNNNNNNNNNNNNNNNNNNNNNNNNNNNNNNNNNNNNNNATACCAAGAACGAACATGTGAAGACCCTGGTGTGGCACACTGCTCTCACATGTTCATTCCTGCTTGTCACATATTCACCATCCTGGCGGCCTCGGGGTGGTACTGGAGCATCTCCTGCCACAACATTTCTCGGATCATATCTGTGCCAATGTTTTCATCTATGTCGAGATCGATGGGCACCTGCGCAGGAGGGTTTGCGCTGGGATCATACAGCGGGGACATGTAGGGGTGCTCCAGAGCCTGGGTGACACTGATCCTTTTGGAAGGGTCAAAGACAAGCATCTTCTGCAACAGGTCAATGGCAAGAGGGTGCGCTTGCGGGTACATGCTACTGAGGGGAATCCCTGGGGTGTATGGAAGGGATTTAATGTAGTTGCGCGCTTTCGGGTTGTCAATGAACGCGAGGTCAGCCTCGCTCATGGTGCCAAGAACATTGACTATGAGCTTAAGCTGATTAAGGCACTCGGTTCCTGGAAAGATCGGCTTGCGGCCAAGTAGCTCAGCAAAGATGCAGCCAACAGACCAGACATCTATGGAGGTGCCATAGTTGTCGCAGCAGAGCAGCAGCTCGGGAGCTCTGTACCAGCGGGTGACAACGTATTCAGTCATAAACTGACCTTTAGTGTTATTTGTGCGAGCCAGACCAAAGTCACAGATCTTCAGGTCACAGTTTGCATTGACCAGAAGGTTCCCAGGCTTCAGGTCTCTATGGAGTATCCCTGCTGAATGAAGGTACTTCAGTCCTCGGAGCAGCTACAGTCAAGAAAAAAAAGGTGTTATTGACAAATATGGGAGAAAAAGGATCAGAAGAATGTGAGAAAGTGACATGGTAACAAACAAGACTAATTCATAAGACAAGCATCTAAGAATCAGTCCAATACAAGATGCTCAAGTTCAATTTGTATATAGCTATCCTGAAATAATTCACAGAGGCTTAAGTTACAGGTTCATGCAAATACCATGTGCAGATCTGCTGTGTATTAGGTTGCTTTTAAGAAATGCACTTCCAAGGGGAGCAGCTATAGAAGCTCCTGCTAGAAATATTCAAACTGGCATGCGCTTCTTCCATAAATTAGCATATCATTCTTTGGCAACTCAACTAGTTGAAACTCAACAACTTTAGATAGATCATGCACTTAATGCAAATTAGTATGAACGATAAAAAGAACATTATCTTGCCATACACTTGAGGTGTGAACAGATTATTATGGTAGAATGGTGAGAACAAATGAAGGACTACATGGAATTCAAAGGTAAGAATGAAAAACAGAGCCGGCGCATACCTGAAAAAGGAAATACTGACAGTGGTCATTGGACAGCGGCTGAGACGACTTGACAATCTGATGCAGATCCGTGTCCATGAGCTCGGAGACCAAGTAGACATCCTTGAAGCTCCTCCTATGTATCGGCATCATTATATCCTTCAAGGCAATGACATTCTCATGGCGCAGGTGCCGAAGGAGCTTCAGCTCGCGCAGCGTCCTCAGCGCATCCACGCGGTTGTCAAAGACGTTGTTTATCTTCTTGATGGCGACCTTCTCGTTGGTCTCCTGGTTGATCGAGGAGCAAACTATCCCGTAGGCTCCTCTTCCGATGGGCTTGATCGGCACGTACTTGGTGTCGATCTCGAACATGGTCTGCCACATGGTGTAGTAGTGCTTCCCGTGGTTTCCCATGCCGTTCGGTGGATCCACCATCATCGCCATTTTCTACGGGGAAAAAGGAAACATAGAGTTAGCTGTCTATTAATTGAGAACAATGGAAGGATAATAACAAGGACGAAGCTTACTAGTTTAGGGTGCCAATATAATTTTGCCAAGTCTTATGAGCTTGACTTTTTAGCCCCGTGGTAGTAACAGTCTCTGTTTCCACCCCACACACAATTCATCATAACCATGGCGCGAGCGATGCGCTTAAGCCTTCATCCATTTTAATTTTGCCAAGTCTTATGAGCTTGACCTTTACCAGCAGCATGTATTTGCACCCCCGCACAATTTTTATCCTCAACCTAACACCAGTGCCTGTCTAACACTGTTTGTTTGACTGACCCAGTCCCAGTGGTGTGTTTTGAATCAGAGCCACCCTCTCTCCCCCCCACAACCCCAGCTAGCGCAGCACAATCCATGGCTGGGCGCTGCAATCCGCCGCCGAATCGGACCGAATCGGCCGCATTTCGACGCAACTCGTCCCGGCTGCCCCTGACACGAGCATCCTAGCGGCGGCCGGCACCGGAAGCGACCCAATTCGGCTCCGCTGCGCCTCACGAAAGCAGTACGAGGAAAGGAAAGTAAAGGAAAGAAAATGGGGGCGGGGAGAAGCTCCCCGTCCCGTGCGCGGGCGGATCGTCCACTCACCTCAGGacgcggcggcagcagcagcgtCGGCGGCGGATCTGGAGAAGCAGAGCACGTCCGGGGGCGGGGGAGGcaggggatggggatggggagcgcacgcggagacggaggcggaggcaaAGGCAGGGAGCGACCGAGCATGAGGCTCTGTGTCTATTTTTTAtttgggggaggggggggggggagggagggaggaaggAACGTACGTACGTACGCACGCACGCGCGTAGCTCCACGGACTTGGACTCGGGGGAGTGGTGGTGGGGCTGCGATGAGGAAGATGGCGATGGGTGCCGCTGGCGCTCAGGTACAGCGAAGGGGCGGGCAGCTAGCGAGATGGAACACGCGGCAGGCTGAGGAAGACGATGAGGAAGGCCCCCTGTGGCCGCCCCATATATACCCGCCGCCCCGCCCACATGGCCGGCCTCGGGACACATGGCCACTGCCGCTCCTCGGGACGAGGCGGCCCTGCTTCGTCACCATCCTTCCGGTCCGGGTAAGCCGCCCACCGGCTTTCCGGCGACGCCTCGCACGTGCGCGCCTGAGTAGCGTGCGGCGCTGGAGCGGCGACGGCTGGTGACCCGTCGGAGGCGCGTGGCCGGCGTCGGGCGGGGCCACGAGGGCTCGCTGGGCTCGGACGGTAGAGTGAAATGTGGGTCGTTTTTCCGATCCGTGCGGCGG belongs to Triticum urartu cultivar G1812 chromosome 7, Tu2.1, whole genome shotgun sequence and includes:
- the LOC125520558 gene encoding mitogen-activated protein kinase 4 isoform X1, coding for MLGRSLPLPPPPSPRALPIPIPCLPRPRTCSASPDPPPTLLLPPRPEKMAMMVDPPNGMGNHGKHYYTMWQTMFEIDTKYVPIKPIGRGAYGIVCSSINQETNEKVAIKKINNVFDNRVDALRTLRELKLLRHLRHENVIALKDIMMPIHRRSFKDVYLVSELMDTDLHQIVKSSQPLSNDHCQYFLFQLLRGLKYLHSAGILHRDLKPGNLLVNANCDLKICDFGLARTNNTKGQFMTEYVVTRWYRAPELLLCCDNYGTSIDVWSVGCIFAELLGRKPIFPGTECLNQLKLIVNVLGTMSEADLAFIDNPKARNYIKSLPYTPGIPLSSMYPQAHPLAIDLLQKMLVFDPSKRISVTQALEHPYMSPLYDPSANPPAQVPIDLDIDENIGTDMIREMLWQEMLQYHPEAARMVNM
- the LOC125520558 gene encoding mitogen-activated protein kinase 4 isoform X2, translating into MAMMVDPPNGMGNHGKHYYTMWQTMFEIDTKYVPIKPIGRGAYGIVCSSINQETNEKVAIKKINNVFDNRVDALRTLRELKLLRHLRHENVIALKDIMMPIHRRSFKDVYLVSELMDTDLHQIVKSSQPLSNDHCQYFLFQLLRGLKYLHSAGILHRDLKPGNLLVNANCDLKICDFGLARTNNTKGQFMTEYVVTRWYRAPELLLCCDNYGTSIDVWSVGCIFAELLGRKPIFPGTECLNQLKLIVNVLGTMSEADLAFIDNPKARNYIKSLPYTPGIPLSSMYPQAHPLAIDLLQKMLVFDPSKRISVTQALEHPYMSPLYDPSANPPAQVPIDLDIDENIGTDMIREMLWQEMLQYHPEAARMVNM